A genomic region of Tenuifilum sp. 4138str contains the following coding sequences:
- a CDS encoding glycosyltransferase family 117 protein: MSNFRRANNIVGWIVFAISAIVYLLTIEPTASFWDCGEFIATAFKLEVGHPPGAPLFMMIARLFALFAPDVTKVAALINSMSALASAFTILFLFWTITHLARKLIVGNSYATSTGQLIAILGSGAVGALAYTFSDTFWFSAVEAEVYAMSSLFTAFVFWAILKWEEQADEAHSTRWIIFIAYVMGLSIGVHLLNLLTIPAIAFIYYFRKFKTTRNGILTTLAVSAIILGSILYIIIPGTFKFGSWFDLLFVNSFGLPYNSGLFFYFVLLFGALAYGIYYSHKKGRVILNTVLVGVTVILIGYSSYMMILIRAYANTPINENNPSNAFSLISYLNREQYGDRPLFYGQYYNAPVTDSKDLETWIPEDGKYVRGYLKTKYEFDDRFKTLFPRMYSNQPDHVAEYKKWANIQGKPVQVNTRDGGTETRYVPTFGENLLFFFRYQIGHMYIRYFMWNFVGRQDDVQSHGGVENGNWISGIKPIDAIFLGNQDNLTDDMKSHPSRNTYYFLPLILGLLGIYFQLQVKKDKKNFWVVFMLFFLTGIAIVMYLNQYPLQPRERDYAYAGSFYAFTIWIGLGVLAVYEWLRKKLSETPSAIAATTLCLVVPVIMGTENWDDHDRSGRYIARDFAYNYLNSCEPNAILFTNGDNDTFPLWYAQEVEGIRTDVRIVNLSLLGTDWYIDQMKMKCYQSAPVPISMKHDQYVMGTRDVVYIINRLNEPIELKQLMDFVLSDDPAKKYRIPGEKPIDYLPTNKIKLTVDKYKVLSSGTVKEKDASLIVDTMEWTLKGQYITKSALAILDIIANNNWERPIYFVSPFGDGDIGIADYLQHEGFAYRLVPIKSNSSDYLNISRIDSDILYDRLMNRFRWGRINEPDVFIDHNVQRTAMVLKLRNSFSRLAKKLIEEGKKDSALKVLDRAVELLPHPKFPYDFFMFGIIEGYYKLNEVQKANKLTLDYAKVSEQKLRYYVSLDDRMKQYYQDDIGLTAQTLQELASIAETYGQNEVAVDINKMIQAALTLK, encoded by the coding sequence ACCCACAGCAAGTTTTTGGGACTGCGGTGAGTTTATTGCCACGGCATTCAAACTCGAAGTTGGTCACCCCCCAGGGGCACCACTTTTTATGATGATTGCCCGCCTTTTTGCTCTCTTTGCGCCAGATGTAACAAAGGTTGCAGCGCTTATTAATTCCATGTCGGCTTTGGCAAGCGCATTTACCATACTTTTCCTTTTCTGGACTATAACCCACCTTGCCCGCAAGCTAATTGTTGGTAATAGCTACGCAACTTCCACTGGTCAGCTAATTGCCATTCTGGGTAGTGGAGCAGTTGGCGCCCTTGCCTATACTTTTTCCGATACCTTTTGGTTCTCTGCCGTTGAGGCAGAGGTTTACGCCATGTCGTCGTTATTTACAGCTTTTGTTTTCTGGGCAATCCTTAAGTGGGAGGAGCAGGCCGATGAGGCGCACTCAACCCGATGGATAATTTTTATAGCTTACGTCATGGGTTTATCAATTGGCGTTCATCTGCTAAATCTACTTACAATACCGGCCATAGCATTTATTTACTACTTCAGAAAGTTCAAGACTACCCGAAACGGGATTCTAACAACCCTTGCAGTATCAGCAATTATTTTAGGTAGTATTCTATACATAATTATTCCCGGAACCTTTAAGTTTGGCTCATGGTTCGACCTTCTTTTTGTTAACTCATTCGGTTTACCCTATAACTCAGGTTTGTTTTTTTACTTTGTTTTACTTTTTGGAGCCCTTGCCTATGGTATTTACTATAGCCATAAAAAAGGTAGGGTTATTCTTAATACCGTTCTGGTAGGTGTAACCGTAATACTAATTGGCTACTCATCGTACATGATGATACTAATAAGGGCCTATGCCAATACACCCATTAATGAGAATAATCCATCGAACGCCTTTTCGCTTATTAGCTACCTGAACCGCGAACAGTATGGCGATAGACCATTGTTCTACGGACAGTACTACAATGCCCCTGTTACTGACAGTAAGGACTTAGAAACATGGATACCTGAAGACGGTAAGTACGTAAGGGGGTACCTGAAAACAAAGTACGAGTTTGACGATAGGTTCAAGACTCTTTTCCCACGTATGTATAGCAACCAACCCGACCATGTGGCAGAATACAAGAAGTGGGCTAATATACAGGGAAAACCCGTTCAGGTGAACACCCGTGACGGTGGAACCGAAACCCGATATGTGCCAACCTTTGGCGAAAATCTTTTATTCTTCTTCCGCTACCAGATTGGCCACATGTACATTCGTTACTTCATGTGGAACTTTGTGGGCCGTCAGGATGACGTTCAGAGCCATGGAGGGGTTGAAAACGGAAACTGGATTAGCGGTATCAAACCTATCGATGCCATTTTCCTTGGAAACCAGGACAACCTGACCGACGATATGAAAAGCCACCCATCGCGTAATACTTACTACTTCCTACCATTAATACTGGGTTTGCTGGGTATATACTTCCAGCTTCAGGTCAAAAAAGATAAAAAGAATTTCTGGGTTGTATTCATGCTGTTCTTCCTTACGGGAATAGCCATTGTTATGTACCTGAACCAATACCCGCTTCAACCGCGTGAGCGCGATTATGCCTATGCTGGTTCATTCTACGCATTTACCATTTGGATTGGTCTTGGTGTTCTTGCTGTTTATGAGTGGCTCCGTAAAAAACTTTCCGAAACACCATCGGCAATTGCTGCTACAACCCTTTGCCTGGTTGTGCCAGTGATTATGGGAACCGAAAACTGGGACGACCACGACCGTTCCGGTCGATACATTGCACGCGACTTTGCTTACAACTACCTAAACTCCTGCGAGCCCAATGCAATCCTGTTCACCAATGGCGATAACGATACTTTCCCGCTTTGGTACGCACAGGAGGTGGAAGGTATCCGTACCGATGTTAGGATTGTTAACCTTAGCCTGCTGGGTACCGACTGGTATATTGACCAGATGAAAATGAAGTGCTACCAATCAGCACCCGTGCCAATTTCCATGAAACACGACCAGTATGTAATGGGAACCCGCGATGTGGTTTACATTATAAACCGGCTAAACGAACCGATTGAGCTTAAACAGCTCATGGATTTCGTTTTAAGCGATGACCCTGCAAAAAAATATAGAATCCCTGGCGAAAAGCCCATCGATTACTTACCTACTAACAAGATAAAGCTTACTGTTGATAAGTATAAAGTGCTGTCGAGCGGAACCGTAAAGGAAAAGGATGCCAGCTTGATTGTCGATACCATGGAATGGACGCTCAAAGGGCAGTATATTACTAAAAGCGCATTAGCCATTCTTGATATCATTGCAAACAATAATTGGGAACGCCCCATTTACTTTGTTTCACCTTTTGGTGATGGTGATATTGGCATTGCCGATTACCTTCAGCACGAGGGCTTTGCCTACAGGTTGGTTCCAATAAAATCGAACTCATCGGACTACCTGAATATTTCAAGAATTGATAGCGATATTCTTTACGATAGGTTAATGAACCGATTCCGTTGGGGCAGAATAAATGAGCCCGATGTGTTTATTGACCATAACGTGCAACGTACTGCTATGGTTTTAAAACTTCGTAACAGCTTTTCGCGCCTGGCTAAAAAACTAATCGAGGAGGGTAAAAAGGATTCTGCTCTTAAAGTACTTGACAGGGCAGTGGAACTTCTTCCTCATCCCAAATTCCCTTACGATTTCTTTATGTTTGGCATTATTGAGGGTTACTACAAGCTGAACGAGGTTCAAAAAGCCAATAAGTTGACCCTGGATTATGCAAAGGTTAGCGAACAAAAACTTCGCTACTACGTATCACTCGATGATAGGATGAAGCAATACTACCAGGACGACATTGGCCTAACGGCTCAAACCCTCCAGGAACTGGCATCAATTGCTGAAACCTATGGACAAAACGAGGTGGCTGTTGACATAAACAAAATGATACAAGCAGCCTTAACTTTAAAGTAA
- the atpD gene encoding F0F1 ATP synthase subunit beta, producing the protein MSDNFGEVVQIIGPVVDVAFPSKEKLPSIYEALELTRPDNTILVLECQQHIGESTVRAIAMDSTDGLSRGMKVRATGKSITMPVGNKIKGRLLNVIGQAIDGLPQVDRHSNYQVHSKPPKFDQLSTQKEILYTGIKVIDLLEPYSKGGKIGLFGGAGVGKTVIIMELINNIAKGYSGMSVFAGVGERTREGNDLLREMIESDVIKYGKEFKESMLKGGWDLSLVDTEELEKSQATLIFGQMNEPPGARATVALSGLTVAESFRDGGEDGQGRDILFFIDNIFRFTQAGSEVSALLGRMPSAVGYQPTLATEMGLMQERITSTKKGSITSVQAIYVPADDLTDPAPATTFSHLDATTVLDRKIAELGIYPAVNPLDSTSRILTPEVVGEEHYNTAQRVKNLLQRYKELQDIIAILGMDELSEDDKLVVHRARRVQRFLSQPFHVAEAFTGIKGVMVDIKDTIKGFNMIMDGEVDQYPEAAFNLVGTIEEAIEKGERLLAEAKK; encoded by the coding sequence ATGTCAGATAATTTTGGTGAAGTTGTTCAGATTATCGGTCCAGTTGTTGACGTGGCCTTTCCCAGCAAGGAAAAGTTACCCTCAATTTACGAGGCTCTTGAGTTGACCCGGCCCGATAACACCATACTGGTTCTGGAGTGCCAGCAACACATTGGTGAAAGTACTGTTAGGGCCATTGCTATGGACTCAACCGATGGCCTTTCGCGCGGCATGAAAGTACGAGCTACCGGCAAGTCAATAACCATGCCGGTGGGCAACAAAATAAAAGGTCGATTATTAAATGTAATTGGCCAAGCGATTGATGGTCTTCCACAGGTTGACCGCCATAGTAACTATCAGGTTCACAGCAAACCACCAAAATTTGACCAGCTAAGCACCCAAAAGGAAATCCTATATACAGGAATTAAAGTAATTGACCTGCTTGAACCCTACTCAAAGGGAGGTAAAATTGGATTATTTGGTGGTGCAGGAGTAGGTAAAACGGTTATCATCATGGAGCTCATCAACAATATCGCCAAGGGATATAGCGGTATGTCAGTTTTTGCTGGGGTTGGTGAGCGCACCCGTGAAGGGAACGACCTACTCAGGGAAATGATTGAATCCGATGTAATAAAATATGGAAAAGAATTTAAGGAATCGATGCTAAAAGGGGGGTGGGACTTGAGTTTAGTTGATACCGAAGAACTTGAAAAGTCGCAAGCCACTCTGATATTTGGTCAGATGAATGAGCCTCCCGGGGCACGTGCCACGGTTGCCCTTTCCGGATTAACGGTTGCAGAATCGTTCCGCGATGGTGGAGAGGATGGTCAGGGGCGCGATATACTTTTCTTTATCGATAATATTTTCCGCTTTACCCAAGCAGGCTCTGAGGTATCGGCACTACTTGGCCGCATGCCTTCGGCTGTAGGCTACCAACCCACGCTGGCTACCGAAATGGGTTTAATGCAGGAACGTATCACCTCAACCAAAAAAGGTTCTATTACATCCGTACAGGCCATCTACGTTCCCGCCGACGACCTTACCGACCCCGCGCCTGCAACTACATTCAGCCACCTTGATGCAACCACTGTACTTGACCGTAAAATAGCGGAGCTAGGGATTTATCCCGCGGTTAACCCACTCGATTCTACATCGCGTATCTTGACCCCCGAAGTGGTGGGCGAAGAACACTACAACACAGCTCAAAGGGTTAAAAACCTGCTTCAACGATACAAGGAGTTGCAGGATATCATTGCAATTCTGGGTATGGATGAACTATCGGAAGACGACAAGTTGGTGGTTCATCGTGCTCGCCGTGTTCAGCGATTCCTTTCGCAACCTTTCCACGTGGCCGAGGCCTTTACTGGCATTAAAGGAGTAATGGTTGACATTAAGGATACTATAAAGGGTTTCAATATGATTATGGATGGCGAGGTTGACCAATACCCCGAAGCTGCTTTTAATCTGGTTGGAACCATTGAGGAGGCAATAGAGAAAGGCGAACGTTTGCTTGCCGAAGCTAAAAAATAG
- a CDS encoding F0F1 ATP synthase subunit epsilon, whose translation MICELYSVEKFFQVEDVYYVQVPGTKGSFGILKKHSPIISSLEPGVVKIVRNDGAELFFAIPAGGFVGVENDVISIVSEEINQTF comes from the coding sequence ATGATTTGCGAACTCTACTCCGTTGAAAAGTTTTTCCAAGTTGAGGATGTTTACTACGTTCAAGTACCCGGCACAAAGGGTTCGTTTGGTATACTGAAAAAGCATTCCCCAATTATTTCGTCGCTTGAACCTGGAGTAGTTAAAATAGTCAGGAACGATGGCGCTGAACTATTCTTTGCCATACCTGCCGGAGGGTTTGTGGGTGTTGAAAATGATGTGATTTCAATTGTATCGGAGGAGATTAACCAAACCTTTTAG
- a CDS encoding alpha/beta hydrolase, whose product MAQQKISFPAKDGIEVTADLYFLASDKPYVILLHQARYSRGEYIEIAPKIVNLGYNCIAVDLRSGNEVNGVVNETAKRAKEKGLPQNYTDAIPDIEAAIAYVKRQTDLPFVLWGSSYSASLALIQTAKDLRTKAVVAFSPGEYFDTPEFVSSKIKDISVPLIVLSSKAECSSVKGLIEAIKRQNLVTQFCPTDKGKHGSSALWKSNPSSSDYWLAITMFFGRLK is encoded by the coding sequence ATGGCACAACAAAAAATATCGTTTCCAGCAAAGGATGGCATAGAGGTTACTGCCGATTTGTATTTTTTAGCCTCTGATAAACCTTACGTTATTCTTTTACATCAGGCCCGATATAGTAGGGGTGAATATATTGAAATTGCTCCAAAAATTGTTAACCTCGGTTATAACTGCATAGCTGTTGATTTGCGATCGGGCAATGAGGTTAACGGCGTTGTGAACGAAACGGCCAAAAGGGCAAAGGAAAAGGGCTTGCCCCAGAACTACACCGATGCCATACCCGACATTGAGGCGGCTATTGCATACGTTAAAAGGCAAACCGATTTACCCTTTGTGCTCTGGGGTAGTTCATATTCAGCATCGCTAGCTCTTATTCAAACCGCCAAGGATTTGCGCACCAAAGCCGTTGTTGCATTTTCTCCAGGTGAGTATTTTGATACACCTGAGTTTGTGTCGTCAAAAATTAAGGATATCTCTGTTCCTTTAATCGTGCTTTCATCTAAAGCAGAGTGCTCATCCGTAAAGGGGTTAATTGAAGCTATCAAACGACAAAACCTGGTAACCCAATTTTGTCCCACCGATAAAGGTAAACACGGTTCAAGCGCACTCTGGAAATCGAACCCATCCAGCAGCGATTACTGGTTGGCCATTACCATGTTCTTCGGTAGGCTGAAATAG
- a CDS encoding TetR/AcrR family transcriptional regulator, with protein MRNKLLKEKRMRGYFIEAAKEILKGEGIDSMSVRNIADQAGYSYATLYNYFKDVTDVINECINDFAEECQEYVDEKTQNLPDGPEKLKAIIKSYVGYFLEYPSIFDVFFLEKINKIEKKRDTSQLIVTLLERLCKPQWNYLINNEYISSSSAEKAITILRYQIPGMLLFYLNRSNPDSPKEFYSLIDNQLDKLIRFEIPTRTTQTFEEVVLKFIFDGTYLGENYYFFIHYTREKQVVDSILKTGFKYIESFHNSAEQIIDDKLDFLYKHNIYKPYGNFIVVIGISRNIFDKYAQLIRSKGINTYIENILCDTAPEFDDEAEEYRYTLPTQYIKGYVNYVTGETVKNPSFNPDYDSPNFLNNLNSL; from the coding sequence ATGCGTAATAAACTCCTTAAAGAGAAGCGGATGCGTGGCTACTTCATTGAAGCGGCTAAGGAAATCCTTAAGGGGGAGGGCATCGATAGTATGAGCGTTCGTAACATAGCCGACCAGGCTGGCTACTCCTATGCAACCCTATATAACTACTTTAAGGATGTTACCGATGTTATCAACGAGTGCATAAACGACTTTGCAGAAGAGTGTCAGGAGTATGTTGATGAAAAAACCCAGAACCTGCCCGATGGGCCTGAAAAGCTTAAAGCCATAATAAAAAGCTATGTGGGTTACTTTTTGGAGTACCCCAGCATTTTCGATGTTTTTTTCCTTGAAAAAATCAATAAGATTGAAAAGAAAAGGGACACCTCGCAGCTAATTGTTACACTTCTTGAGCGGTTATGCAAGCCACAATGGAACTACCTGATTAATAATGAGTACATATCGTCGAGTAGCGCTGAGAAGGCAATAACAATTCTTCGGTACCAGATTCCAGGCATGCTTTTATTCTACCTAAATAGGAGCAACCCCGACAGCCCAAAGGAATTCTACTCGCTTATTGATAACCAGCTCGATAAGCTAATTCGATTTGAAATACCAACCCGTACCACACAAACATTTGAGGAGGTAGTGCTAAAATTTATTTTCGATGGCACTTACCTTGGCGAAAACTATTATTTCTTTATTCATTATACCCGTGAAAAGCAGGTAGTTGATTCAATTCTTAAAACTGGTTTCAAGTATATTGAATCGTTTCATAATTCAGCAGAACAAATTATTGATGATAAGCTCGACTTTCTTTATAAGCATAACATTTATAAACCCTACGGGAATTTTATAGTGGTTATAGGGATTTCGAGAAATATTTTTGATAAGTATGCACAGCTAATTCGTAGCAAGGGTATTAATACCTATATCGAAAATATATTGTGCGACACTGCCCCGGAATTTGACGATGAGGCTGAGGAATATAGGTACACTCTTCCAACCCAGTACATCAAGGGATATGTTAACTATGTAACTGGTGAAACCGTAAAAAATCCGAGTTTCAATCCGGATTATGATTCTCCAAACTTTTTGAATAATCTGAACTCGCTCTAG
- a CDS encoding glycyl-radical enzyme activating protein, with translation MEKGLIFDIRHFSIHDGPGIRTTVFLKGCPLRCVWCHNPESQKHEPEKVQRTTKLDGKEYNSSETIGSYMTAEEVFDQVKTHIPIFDESGGGVTFSGGEPLMQPKFLLNTLKLCRANDIHTAVDTCGFALHEVFNLILPYTNLFLFDLKLISPQKHESYTGQPNHVIFKNLFLLELNNAPTIIRIPLIPGITDDQTNLEAIKSILKPLRCVKRVDLLPYHHMAKDKYRRMNLPYELENLKPYTANQLGEIKSLFNDIDIPVTIGG, from the coding sequence ATGGAAAAAGGGTTAATTTTTGATATTCGACATTTTTCGATTCACGACGGTCCTGGAATTAGAACTACTGTTTTCCTTAAGGGTTGTCCACTGCGCTGTGTTTGGTGCCACAACCCCGAAAGTCAAAAACATGAACCGGAAAAGGTTCAACGAACAACCAAACTCGATGGTAAGGAATACAACTCATCCGAAACTATTGGTAGTTACATGACTGCCGAAGAGGTTTTTGACCAAGTAAAAACTCACATCCCAATATTCGACGAATCGGGGGGAGGGGTAACTTTCTCAGGTGGCGAACCGCTAATGCAACCAAAGTTTTTACTAAATACCCTTAAGCTTTGCCGGGCAAACGATATTCACACAGCAGTTGACACCTGTGGCTTTGCATTGCATGAGGTCTTTAACTTGATTTTACCCTATACAAACCTTTTCCTTTTTGACTTGAAGTTGATTTCGCCCCAAAAGCATGAAAGTTACACCGGGCAACCAAACCATGTAATATTCAAAAACCTTTTCTTACTTGAGCTTAATAACGCCCCAACAATAATAAGGATTCCCCTTATTCCTGGAATAACCGATGACCAAACCAATCTTGAGGCTATTAAATCAATATTAAAACCATTGAGGTGTGTTAAGCGTGTCGATTTACTACCCTACCACCATATGGCTAAGGATAAATACCGTCGTATGAATTTACCCTATGAACTTGAGAACCTTAAGCCATACACAGCCAACCAGCTTGGCGAAATAAAATCACTCTTTAATGATATAGATATTCCTGTTACAATTGGAGGTTAA
- the hypD gene encoding trans-4-hydroxy-L-proline dehydratase, giving the protein MMTERIQQLRKQSLNAVNTLSAERALLVTEYYKKADSNLPIPILRARAFEHIMLNKKICINSGELIVGERGPAPKAAPTYPEVCLHSLDDLEIINSRPKVSFKVDEETREAYRNIIIPYWTGKTLREKIFASLSNEWHQAYSSGVFTEFQEQRAPGHTVSGKKVFQKGMLDLISNIDSSLKRIKQEPNTKEKVNELEAMRIVANAIIGFANRYADALHLLAIEETNENRKVELLKMENICRRVPAHAPQNFHEALQHYWFIHVGVITELNPWDSFNPGRLDQHLFPFYQQDIKNGTLTEDQAIELLQAFWVKFNNHPSPPKMGVTAQESNTYTDFALINLGGVKEDGSDAVNELTYIILDVIEEMRLLQPSSMVQVSKKNPDRFVKRAVKISKTGFGQPSFFNTDAIVQQLLSQGKSLVDARNGGASGCVETGAFGTEAYFLTGYFNLNKVLEITLNNGVDPLTGKKIGLETGDPENFKSFEELYEAYERQLNYFIDIKIEGNLVVEKIWAMNMPVPFLSLLIDDCIANATDYNAGGARYNTSYIQGVGLGSITDNLTAIRKHVYEDGSIGMKEILFALSSNFDGYDDLRYKLIYETPKWGNNDEYADRHAVMVFNSFYKAVNGRPTYRGGVFRINMLPTTSHVYFGSKIGAMPDGRKAFEPLSEGISPVQGADRKGPTGVILSCSKIDHIKTGGTLLNQKFSPSFFSTDESLDKLVMLIRSYFKLDGHHIQFNVVSANTLRDAQKHPEKYRDLIVRVAGYSDYFNDLSEALQNEIIRRTEHESL; this is encoded by the coding sequence ATGATGACAGAACGAATTCAGCAACTCCGCAAACAAAGTCTCAATGCTGTAAACACACTTTCAGCTGAGCGTGCATTGCTGGTAACCGAATACTACAAAAAGGCCGATAGTAATTTACCTATACCCATCCTAAGGGCAAGGGCCTTTGAGCATATCATGTTAAACAAAAAGATTTGTATCAACTCGGGCGAGCTGATTGTTGGTGAACGCGGACCAGCCCCCAAGGCTGCACCAACCTACCCTGAGGTTTGCTTGCATAGCCTCGACGATTTGGAGATTATTAACTCCCGCCCTAAGGTTTCGTTTAAGGTTGATGAAGAAACACGTGAAGCTTATCGCAATATCATTATACCCTACTGGACAGGTAAAACCTTACGTGAAAAGATTTTTGCTTCGCTAAGCAATGAATGGCATCAGGCCTATAGCTCAGGTGTGTTTACTGAGTTTCAGGAGCAAAGGGCACCCGGACATACAGTATCGGGTAAAAAGGTATTCCAAAAGGGAATGCTCGACCTGATTAGCAACATCGATTCATCGCTTAAACGCATTAAACAAGAACCAAATACAAAGGAAAAGGTTAATGAGCTGGAGGCCATGCGCATTGTTGCAAATGCCATAATTGGCTTTGCCAACCGCTATGCTGATGCTTTGCACTTGTTGGCCATAGAAGAGACTAATGAAAACCGTAAGGTTGAACTGCTAAAAATGGAAAACATCTGCCGCAGAGTGCCAGCTCATGCTCCACAAAACTTTCACGAGGCGCTTCAGCATTACTGGTTTATTCATGTTGGCGTTATCACAGAGTTAAACCCTTGGGATTCATTTAACCCTGGAAGACTCGACCAGCACCTTTTCCCTTTTTATCAACAAGATATCAAAAACGGAACCCTTACAGAGGATCAAGCTATAGAACTGCTGCAGGCTTTCTGGGTTAAGTTTAACAATCACCCATCGCCTCCCAAAATGGGTGTTACTGCACAGGAAAGTAACACATATACCGATTTTGCGCTTATTAACCTTGGTGGGGTTAAGGAAGACGGTTCTGATGCTGTAAATGAACTTACATACATCATTCTCGACGTTATTGAGGAAATGCGATTGCTGCAACCCAGCAGCATGGTTCAGGTAAGTAAGAAAAACCCTGATAGGTTTGTAAAGAGAGCAGTAAAAATTTCCAAAACGGGATTTGGTCAACCCTCGTTTTTTAACACCGATGCAATAGTTCAGCAGCTGTTGAGTCAAGGAAAATCGTTGGTTGATGCCCGAAATGGCGGCGCCAGTGGTTGTGTGGAAACTGGTGCATTTGGAACAGAGGCATACTTCCTAACCGGTTACTTTAACCTTAACAAGGTTCTTGAAATCACGCTCAATAACGGCGTTGACCCCTTAACCGGCAAAAAAATTGGTCTGGAAACCGGCGATCCGGAAAACTTCAAATCATTTGAGGAACTCTACGAAGCCTACGAACGCCAACTTAACTACTTTATCGACATTAAAATTGAAGGCAACCTAGTAGTTGAAAAAATTTGGGCAATGAATATGCCTGTTCCATTCCTTTCGCTACTTATTGACGATTGCATTGCCAACGCTACCGACTATAATGCTGGAGGTGCCCGCTATAATACCAGCTATATTCAGGGGGTTGGACTAGGAAGTATCACCGATAATCTTACCGCAATTAGAAAACACGTTTACGAAGATGGTAGTATTGGAATGAAAGAGATATTGTTCGCATTGTCATCAAACTTTGATGGTTACGATGATTTACGCTATAAACTGATTTATGAAACCCCAAAGTGGGGAAACAACGACGAGTATGCCGACAGGCATGCAGTAATGGTTTTTAATAGTTTTTACAAGGCTGTAAACGGACGCCCTACATACCGTGGTGGGGTATTTCGCATAAATATGTTACCCACCACCAGCCATGTTTACTTTGGGAGCAAAATTGGAGCAATGCCCGATGGCCGGAAGGCCTTTGAGCCGCTAAGCGAAGGGATTAGCCCAGTTCAGGGTGCTGACCGCAAAGGGCCTACCGGAGTAATCCTATCGTGCTCCAAAATTGACCATATTAAAACAGGAGGAACGCTACTTAACCAAAAATTCTCGCCCTCGTTTTTCAGCACCGACGAAAGCCTTGATAAACTTGTGATGCTAATACGCAGCTACTTTAAGCTCGATGGACACCACATTCAGTTCAATGTGGTGAGCGCCAATACCCTACGCGATGCGCAAAAACATCCAGAAAAATACCGCGACCTGATTGTTCGCGTTGCTGGTTACTCCGACTACTTTAACGATTTGAGCGAGGCCCTGCAAAACGAAATTATTCGAAGAACTGAGCATGAATCATTGTAA
- a CDS encoding S28 family serine protease — translation MNLILTVMKRIFSPLLLLIAICVFLLAFQRQNPVAEQVLKSIPIVDSFKLIDNDPLFQTTYEVWFSVPLDHNNPNSEKFPLRAYYSHRSFTRPMVVVIDGYTMYTSRPNELTRILEANQLTIEHRFFSKSRPKDSIPWSYLNIRQAAADAHAIISAFKPHYQGKWISTGISKSGQATIFHRRFYPNDVDVSVPYVAPLNFSSEDKRVYEFLSKVGSAECRKKIREFQIALFRNKNTLLPMFEGLAQKNNWQFTMGIGRAYDLSVLEYEFAFWQWGYSCSDIPAGNSQPSVLFEHWSQVNPFTFFEEKEIEKVRPFFYQAMTQIGMYGYNIEPFRNYLFDKKISPLSLPFLRVTR, via the coding sequence ATGAACCTTATACTAACAGTTATGAAGCGAATTTTCTCACCCCTCTTGCTTTTGATTGCTATTTGCGTGTTCCTACTGGCTTTTCAGCGGCAAAACCCCGTTGCTGAGCAAGTTCTTAAATCAATACCTATTGTCGATAGTTTTAAGTTGATTGATAACGACCCCTTGTTTCAAACAACATACGAGGTATGGTTTAGCGTTCCGCTTGACCACAATAACCCCAATAGCGAAAAATTTCCTTTAAGGGCATACTATTCGCACCGAAGCTTTACGCGTCCCATGGTGGTAGTAATTGACGGGTATACTATGTACACCTCTCGCCCCAATGAACTTACCCGCATTCTGGAAGCAAATCAGCTAACCATTGAACATCGGTTCTTTTCCAAAAGCCGCCCTAAGGATTCCATTCCATGGAGTTACCTTAACATACGTCAGGCTGCAGCCGACGCGCATGCTATAATATCGGCATTTAAACCCCACTACCAGGGGAAATGGATTTCGACTGGTATAAGCAAGAGCGGACAGGCCACCATTTTTCACCGCAGGTTTTACCCAAACGACGTTGATGTTAGCGTTCCTTACGTGGCTCCACTTAACTTTTCAAGTGAAGATAAACGTGTTTACGAATTCCTTAGCAAGGTAGGCTCTGCCGAATGCCGAAAAAAAATTAGAGAATTTCAAATTGCTCTCTTTAGGAATAAGAACACTTTACTCCCAATGTTCGAGGGCCTTGCTCAAAAAAACAACTGGCAATTTACAATGGGGATTGGTCGGGCTTACGACTTAAGCGTACTTGAGTATGAGTTTGCCTTTTGGCAATGGGGGTATAGCTGCTCCGATATCCCTGCAGGCAACTCACAGCCTTCGGTTCTTTTTGAGCATTGGTCTCAGGTAAATCCCTTTACCTTTTTTGAGGAAAAAGAGATAGAAAAGGTAAGGCCATTCTTCTATCAGGCAATGACCCAAATAGGAATGTATGGCTATAATATAGAGCCATTCAGGAACTACCTCTTCGATAAAAAAATATCACCTTTGAGTTTACCCTTCCTAAGGGTCACACGGTGA